The Malus sylvestris chromosome 12, drMalSylv7.2, whole genome shotgun sequence genome contains a region encoding:
- the LOC126593824 gene encoding uncharacterized protein LOC126593824: MPAKKKLKTSFAARQGSPAAPTLVIDLTSSKSEKEEAVGSISMAPAVPKATSSIADMIVQHRSSFVSLVPKFVSKRLSGAKFGSPLEKLATMKSDKVPLLDKVVPKLVIYAAKTDSSTEKKETTYAGSREKSTKSVSGEVAEICALLKPDLLEDTDVYAKFVDGVK, from the coding sequence ATGCCTGCTAAGAAGAAGTTGaagacttctttcgctgctCGCCAGGGTTCACCGGCTGCTCCCacgcttgtgattgacttgacttcctCCAAGAGCGAGAAAGAGGAAGCTGTTGGATCTATATCGATGGCACCTGCCGTTCCGAAGGCTACTAGTTCAATTGCTGATATGATTGTCCAGCATAGAAGTTCCTTCGTGTCTTTGGTGCCGAAGTTTGTGTCAAAGCGTCTATCTGGGGCTAAGtttggttcacctttggagaaacttgctactatgaagagcGACAAAGTGCCCTTGcttgacaaagtggtgccaaaaCTTGTCATATATGCTGCTAAGACCGACTCGTCTACTGAGAAGAAGGAGACTACTTATGCAGGCAGTCGTGAAAAATCCACCAAGTCTGTTTCTGGGGAAGTTGCTGAGATTTGTgcgcttttgaaaccagatctacTTGAGGACACGGACGTATacgccaagtttgttgatggtgtCAAATGA
- the LOC126593815 gene encoding DNA-(apurinic or apyrimidinic site) endonuclease, chloroplastic isoform X1, whose protein sequence is MQLGFKSFLNLSSNFAVSLTNSTTGTRALDSLIRLGAPQAFVPKRTVSTASPTRKKSPKAKGPMSATNPTPQNPIFKEDDVESNELEIESFKDDPARIEAMTVHQLRTTLRNVGIPAKGRKCELVSALKCFLEKKIDGEGSVVRQGQVSAISIENASGQTKAETSSDGDHAQNVDTVLEGHELQRNKRRLKHSSVKSKTLVGDNKVATKKEKLSIEYDEVSGEKISRTRRKVSSETISVDVKADDRVAEPWTVLAHKKPQKDWIPYNPRTMKRPLLPRDTKFVKLMSWNVNGLRALLKLEGFSALQLAQREDFDVLCLQETKLQEKDVEDVKRSLIDGYENSFWTCSVSKLGYSGTAIISRIKPHSVTYGLGIPDHDSEGRIVTVEFDSFYLISGYVPNSGDGLRRLSYRITEWDPTLSNYMKELEKSKPVILTGDLNCAHQEIDIYNPAGNRRSAGFTDEERHSFGTNFLSKGFVDTFRRQHPGVVGYTYWGYRHGGRKFNRGWRLDYFLVSESIADKVHDSYILPDVTGSDHCPIGLVFKL, encoded by the exons TAACTTCGCAGTTTCTCTGACGAATTCCACAACCGGAACAAGAGCATTGGATTCTCTGATCAGATTGGGAGCACCTCAAGCTTTTGTGCCTAAACGCACCGTCTCGACTGCTTCCCCCACAAGAAAGAAATCCCCCAAAGCCAAAGGACCAATGAGTGCAACAAACCCAACTCCTCAGAATCCTATTTTCAAG GAAGACGATGTCGAAAGCAATGAGCTTGAGATTGAGAGTTTTAAGGATGACCCTGCACGAATCGAGGCAATGACAGTTCACCAACTCCGAACTACGTTGAG GAATGTCGGTATCCCTGCCAAAGGTCGTAAATGCGAGCTTGTGTCTGCCTTGAAGTGCTTTTTGGAAAAGAAGATAGATG GTGAAGGTTCTGTGGTAAGACAAGGACAAGTGTCCGCCATTTCTATTGAAAATGCATCAGGTCAAACCAAGGCTGAAACTTCATCTGATGGAGACCATGCTCAAAATGTCGACACTGTTTTGGAGGGTCATGAACTGCAACGGAATAAGAGAAGGTTAAAGCATTCGTCAGTTAAGAGTAAAACTCTTGTAGGCGATAACAAAGTTGCCACGAAAAAGGAGAAGCTGTCAATTGAATATGATGAGGTTTCAG GTGAGAAAATCTCGAGGACACGGAGGAAAGTATCTTCAGAAACTATTAGTGTTGATGTCAAAGCTGATGATAGAGTGGCTGAGCCGTGGACAGTTCTTGCACACAAGAAACCTCAGAAAGATTGGATCCCTTATAATCCTAGAACAATGAAGCGTCCACTGCTTCCCAGAGATACTAAATTTGTGAAGCTTATGTCTTGGAATGTCAATGGTTTAAGGGCATTACTTAAGCTGGAGGGATTCTCTGCTTTGCAGCTCGCTCAAAGGGAAGATTTTGATGTACTGTGTTTGCAGGAGACCAAACTGcag GagaaagatgttgaagatgtgAAAAGGTCTCTGATAGATGGCTATGAGAATAGCTTCTGGACATGCAGTGTTTCCAAACTTGGTTATTCAGGAACTGCAATTATATCTCGG ATAAAGCCACATTCAGTCACATATGGCCTTGGCATACCCGATCATGACAGTGAGGGGCGGATTGTAACAGTAGAGTTTGACTCGTTTTACCTGATAAGTGGATATGTTCCTAATTCTGGAGATGGTCTGCGAAGACTG TCATACAGGATCACAGAATGGGATCCAACTCTCAGCAATTACATGAAA GAGCTGGAAAAGTCAAAACCTGTCATTTTAACTGGTGATCTAAACTGTGCTCATCAAGAGATAGACATATATAACCCAGCT GGAAATAGAAGAAGTGCCGGGTTTACAGATGAAGAAAGGCATTCCTTTGGGACAAACTTTTTATCCAAGGGATTTGTGGATACCTTCAGAAGGCAACACCCTGGTGTTGTAGGCTATACTTACTGGGGTTATCGGCATGGTGGACGCAAATTTAATAGAG GGTGGCGGCTTGACTACTTCCTCGTCTCAGAATCCATAGCGGACAAGGTTCACGACTCATACATTCTCCCTGATGTTACTGGTAGCGATCATTGCCCTATAGGTCTTGTATTTAAGCTCTAG
- the LOC126593818 gene encoding uncharacterized protein LOC126593818: protein MVARKRASTDSSAQTKPDETAARPKPQEPTLAEPPIAPPKSGLILKLVLFFSVPYFYLLFYHYKIEAELRKSILINAGLSLAGFFVTVKMIPVASRYVLRRNLFGYDINKKGTPQGTVKVPESLGIVVGIVFLVLGILFQYFNFTADSNWLVEYNAALASICFMVLLGFVDDVLDVPWRVKLVLPSIAALPLLMAYAGHTTIVIPKPLVPYAGLEVLDLGWIYKLYMGLLAVFCTNSINIHAGLNGLEVGQTVVIAAAILIHNIMQIGASADSEYKMAHAFSIYLVQPLLATSLGLFAYNWYPSSAFVGDTYTYFAGMTMAVAGILGHFSETLLIFFAPQVLNFLLSVPQLAGIVPCPRHRLPRFDPETGLLTGTKDGTVVNLFLRQFGRMTEKSLCVSLLVFQAMACCFCFLLRFFLAGWYK from the exons atGGTAGCTCGAAAGCGAGCTTCAACAGACTCATCGGCACAAACCAAACCAGACGAGACCGCCGCACGGCCAAAACCCCAAGAACCCACATTAGCAGAGCCGCCGATTGCACCACCAAAGTCAGGCCTAATTCTGAAGCTCGTGCTCTTCTTCTCAGTCCCATACTTTTACCTCCTCTTCTACCACTACAAGATCGAAGCAGAGCTTCGCAAATCGATTCTCATCAATGCTGGTCTCAGCCTTGCCGGGTTCTTCGTCACCGTTAAGATGATCCCCGTCGCTTCCAGATACGTCCTCCGGCGCAATCTCTTTGGCTACGATATTAACAAGAAGGGTACCCCTCAGGGCACTGTCAAAGT GCCTGAGTCACTGGGTATTGTTGTTGGAATTGTCTTCTTGGTCTTGGGAATCTTATTTCAGTATTTTAACTTCACTGCAGATTCAAAT TGGCTTGTCGAATACAATGCAGCATTAGCATCCATATGCTTTATGGTATTGCTTGGATTTGTAGATGATGTCCTTGATGTACCTTGGAGGGT GAAATTAGTTCTGCCATCCATTGCAGCTCTACCTCTGCTGATGGCCTATGCTGGACATACAACTATCGTCATACCAAAGCCTCTTGTTCCATATGCTGGGCTAGAGGTTTTGGATCTAG GATGGATTTATAAACTATACATGGGACTTTTGGCGGTTTTTTGTACAAACTCCATAAATATTCATGCTGGCTTGAATGGTCTTGAAGTTGGGCAGACGGTCGTTATTGCAGCTGCT ATTTTAATACATAATATCATGCAAATTGGGGCATCTGCAGATTCTGAGTACAAGATGGCACATGCATTCTCTATTTATCTTGTCCAACCCTTACTAGCCACCTCTTTGGGATTGTTCGCTTACAACTG GTATCCTTCTTCAGCTTTTGTTGGAGATACTTACACATATTTTGCTGGAATGACGATGGCTGTAGCTGGGATTTTAGGCCATTTTAG CGAAACACTCCTGATATTCTTTGCACCTCAAGTATTGAACTTTCTCTTGTCAGTGCCCCAG CTTGCTGGAATTGTTCcatgtccacggcatcgtttgCCTAG GTTTGATCCTGAAACTGGACTTCTGACTGGGACAAAGGATGGGACAGTTGTAAACCTTTTTCTAAGACAATTTGGCAGGATGACGGAGAAGTCACTTTGCGTCTCTCTTCTAGTTTTCCAG GCTATGGCATGCTGCTTCTGTTTCCTGCTGAGGTTTTTCCTTGCTGGCTGGTACAAATGA
- the LOC126593815 gene encoding DNA-(apurinic or apyrimidinic site) endonuclease, chloroplastic isoform X3 has product MTVHQLRTTLRNVGIPAKGRKCELVSALKCFLEKKIDGEGSVVRQGQVSAISIENASGQTKAETSSDGDHAQNVDTVLEGHELQRNKRRLKHSSVKSKTLVGDNKVATKKEKLSIEYDEVSGEKISRTRRKVSSETISVDVKADDRVAEPWTVLAHKKPQKDWIPYNPRTMKRPLLPRDTKFVKLMSWNVNGLRALLKLEGFSALQLAQREDFDVLCLQETKLQEKDVEDVKRSLIDGYENSFWTCSVSKLGYSGTAIISRIKPHSVTYGLGIPDHDSEGRIVTVEFDSFYLISGYVPNSGDGLRRLSYRITEWDPTLSNYMKELEKSKPVILTGDLNCAHQEIDIYNPAGNRRSAGFTDEERHSFGTNFLSKGFVDTFRRQHPGVVGYTYWGYRHGGRKFNRGWRLDYFLVSESIADKVHDSYILPDVTGSDHCPIGLVFKL; this is encoded by the exons ATGACAGTTCACCAACTCCGAACTACGTTGAG GAATGTCGGTATCCCTGCCAAAGGTCGTAAATGCGAGCTTGTGTCTGCCTTGAAGTGCTTTTTGGAAAAGAAGATAGATG GTGAAGGTTCTGTGGTAAGACAAGGACAAGTGTCCGCCATTTCTATTGAAAATGCATCAGGTCAAACCAAGGCTGAAACTTCATCTGATGGAGACCATGCTCAAAATGTCGACACTGTTTTGGAGGGTCATGAACTGCAACGGAATAAGAGAAGGTTAAAGCATTCGTCAGTTAAGAGTAAAACTCTTGTAGGCGATAACAAAGTTGCCACGAAAAAGGAGAAGCTGTCAATTGAATATGATGAGGTTTCAG GTGAGAAAATCTCGAGGACACGGAGGAAAGTATCTTCAGAAACTATTAGTGTTGATGTCAAAGCTGATGATAGAGTGGCTGAGCCGTGGACAGTTCTTGCACACAAGAAACCTCAGAAAGATTGGATCCCTTATAATCCTAGAACAATGAAGCGTCCACTGCTTCCCAGAGATACTAAATTTGTGAAGCTTATGTCTTGGAATGTCAATGGTTTAAGGGCATTACTTAAGCTGGAGGGATTCTCTGCTTTGCAGCTCGCTCAAAGGGAAGATTTTGATGTACTGTGTTTGCAGGAGACCAAACTGcag GagaaagatgttgaagatgtgAAAAGGTCTCTGATAGATGGCTATGAGAATAGCTTCTGGACATGCAGTGTTTCCAAACTTGGTTATTCAGGAACTGCAATTATATCTCGG ATAAAGCCACATTCAGTCACATATGGCCTTGGCATACCCGATCATGACAGTGAGGGGCGGATTGTAACAGTAGAGTTTGACTCGTTTTACCTGATAAGTGGATATGTTCCTAATTCTGGAGATGGTCTGCGAAGACTG TCATACAGGATCACAGAATGGGATCCAACTCTCAGCAATTACATGAAA GAGCTGGAAAAGTCAAAACCTGTCATTTTAACTGGTGATCTAAACTGTGCTCATCAAGAGATAGACATATATAACCCAGCT GGAAATAGAAGAAGTGCCGGGTTTACAGATGAAGAAAGGCATTCCTTTGGGACAAACTTTTTATCCAAGGGATTTGTGGATACCTTCAGAAGGCAACACCCTGGTGTTGTAGGCTATACTTACTGGGGTTATCGGCATGGTGGACGCAAATTTAATAGAG GGTGGCGGCTTGACTACTTCCTCGTCTCAGAATCCATAGCGGACAAGGTTCACGACTCATACATTCTCCCTGATGTTACTGGTAGCGATCATTGCCCTATAGGTCTTGTATTTAAGCTCTAG
- the LOC126593815 gene encoding DNA-(apurinic or apyrimidinic site) endonuclease, chloroplastic isoform X2, translating to MSATNPTPQNPIFKEDDVESNELEIESFKDDPARIEAMTVHQLRTTLRNVGIPAKGRKCELVSALKCFLEKKIDGEGSVVRQGQVSAISIENASGQTKAETSSDGDHAQNVDTVLEGHELQRNKRRLKHSSVKSKTLVGDNKVATKKEKLSIEYDEVSGEKISRTRRKVSSETISVDVKADDRVAEPWTVLAHKKPQKDWIPYNPRTMKRPLLPRDTKFVKLMSWNVNGLRALLKLEGFSALQLAQREDFDVLCLQETKLQEKDVEDVKRSLIDGYENSFWTCSVSKLGYSGTAIISRIKPHSVTYGLGIPDHDSEGRIVTVEFDSFYLISGYVPNSGDGLRRLSYRITEWDPTLSNYMKELEKSKPVILTGDLNCAHQEIDIYNPAGNRRSAGFTDEERHSFGTNFLSKGFVDTFRRQHPGVVGYTYWGYRHGGRKFNRGWRLDYFLVSESIADKVHDSYILPDVTGSDHCPIGLVFKL from the exons ATGAGTGCAACAAACCCAACTCCTCAGAATCCTATTTTCAAG GAAGACGATGTCGAAAGCAATGAGCTTGAGATTGAGAGTTTTAAGGATGACCCTGCACGAATCGAGGCAATGACAGTTCACCAACTCCGAACTACGTTGAG GAATGTCGGTATCCCTGCCAAAGGTCGTAAATGCGAGCTTGTGTCTGCCTTGAAGTGCTTTTTGGAAAAGAAGATAGATG GTGAAGGTTCTGTGGTAAGACAAGGACAAGTGTCCGCCATTTCTATTGAAAATGCATCAGGTCAAACCAAGGCTGAAACTTCATCTGATGGAGACCATGCTCAAAATGTCGACACTGTTTTGGAGGGTCATGAACTGCAACGGAATAAGAGAAGGTTAAAGCATTCGTCAGTTAAGAGTAAAACTCTTGTAGGCGATAACAAAGTTGCCACGAAAAAGGAGAAGCTGTCAATTGAATATGATGAGGTTTCAG GTGAGAAAATCTCGAGGACACGGAGGAAAGTATCTTCAGAAACTATTAGTGTTGATGTCAAAGCTGATGATAGAGTGGCTGAGCCGTGGACAGTTCTTGCACACAAGAAACCTCAGAAAGATTGGATCCCTTATAATCCTAGAACAATGAAGCGTCCACTGCTTCCCAGAGATACTAAATTTGTGAAGCTTATGTCTTGGAATGTCAATGGTTTAAGGGCATTACTTAAGCTGGAGGGATTCTCTGCTTTGCAGCTCGCTCAAAGGGAAGATTTTGATGTACTGTGTTTGCAGGAGACCAAACTGcag GagaaagatgttgaagatgtgAAAAGGTCTCTGATAGATGGCTATGAGAATAGCTTCTGGACATGCAGTGTTTCCAAACTTGGTTATTCAGGAACTGCAATTATATCTCGG ATAAAGCCACATTCAGTCACATATGGCCTTGGCATACCCGATCATGACAGTGAGGGGCGGATTGTAACAGTAGAGTTTGACTCGTTTTACCTGATAAGTGGATATGTTCCTAATTCTGGAGATGGTCTGCGAAGACTG TCATACAGGATCACAGAATGGGATCCAACTCTCAGCAATTACATGAAA GAGCTGGAAAAGTCAAAACCTGTCATTTTAACTGGTGATCTAAACTGTGCTCATCAAGAGATAGACATATATAACCCAGCT GGAAATAGAAGAAGTGCCGGGTTTACAGATGAAGAAAGGCATTCCTTTGGGACAAACTTTTTATCCAAGGGATTTGTGGATACCTTCAGAAGGCAACACCCTGGTGTTGTAGGCTATACTTACTGGGGTTATCGGCATGGTGGACGCAAATTTAATAGAG GGTGGCGGCTTGACTACTTCCTCGTCTCAGAATCCATAGCGGACAAGGTTCACGACTCATACATTCTCCCTGATGTTACTGGTAGCGATCATTGCCCTATAGGTCTTGTATTTAAGCTCTAG
- the LOC126593822 gene encoding uncharacterized protein LOC126593822 isoform X1, protein MLSTVTKHTKMSTTSRSLYRSLRLRSFSTSTKPTHHNSHQQNHQYTEPNSFIGCWEAPKDPKEAEAKLAQLRRDYAKQVKEVRKEYIKEVEVMRLEKLRKDEACKEALRLQNEERKRLKAEAAKVRAQQREVAEQEFRQTLLKERAEKLENWKMKEKQKEEMKKDEKELLRRKSSMWIDEQELEKKILEAIVDTTPL, encoded by the exons ATGCTCTCAACAGTGACAAAGCACACAAAAATGTCGACTACCTCTCGCTCGCTGTACCGTTCACTGCGCCTGCGGTCCTTTTCCACAAGCACGAAGCCGACACATCACAACAGCCACCAGCAGAACCACCAGTACACGGAACCCAATTCCTTCATTGGGTGCTGGGAGGCCCCCAAGGACCCCAAGGAGGCTGAGGCCAAGCTTGCGCAGCTCCGCCGAGACTACGCCAAGCAGGTCAAGGAGGTCCGCAAGGAGTATATCAAGGAGGTCGAGGTCATGAGGCTCGAGAAACTTCGCAAGGACGAGGCTTGTAAAGAAGCCCTTAGGCTCCAGAACGAGGAGCGCAAGAGGCTCAAGGCAGAGGCTGCAAAGGTCCGCGCCCAGCAGCGTGAGGTTGCCGAGCAGGAGTTCCGGCAAACGCTG TTGAAAGAAAGAGCAGAGAAGCTTGAGAATTGGaagatgaaggaaaaacagAAAGAAGAGATGAAAAAAGATGAGAAAGAACTGCTGCGACGTAAGAGTTCCATGTGGATCGATGAACAAGaactggaaaagaagattttaGAAGCCATCGTCGATACCACACCACTTTGA
- the LOC126593822 gene encoding stress response protein NST1-like isoform X2: MSTTSRSLYRSLRLRSFSTSTKPTHHNSHQQNHQYTEPNSFIGCWEAPKDPKEAEAKLAQLRRDYAKQVKEVRKEYIKEVEVMRLEKLRKDEACKEALRLQNEERKRLKAEAAKVRAQQREVAEQEFRQTLLKERAEKLENWKMKEKQKEEMKKDEKELLRRKSSMWIDEQELEKKILEAIVDTTPL; encoded by the exons ATGTCGACTACCTCTCGCTCGCTGTACCGTTCACTGCGCCTGCGGTCCTTTTCCACAAGCACGAAGCCGACACATCACAACAGCCACCAGCAGAACCACCAGTACACGGAACCCAATTCCTTCATTGGGTGCTGGGAGGCCCCCAAGGACCCCAAGGAGGCTGAGGCCAAGCTTGCGCAGCTCCGCCGAGACTACGCCAAGCAGGTCAAGGAGGTCCGCAAGGAGTATATCAAGGAGGTCGAGGTCATGAGGCTCGAGAAACTTCGCAAGGACGAGGCTTGTAAAGAAGCCCTTAGGCTCCAGAACGAGGAGCGCAAGAGGCTCAAGGCAGAGGCTGCAAAGGTCCGCGCCCAGCAGCGTGAGGTTGCCGAGCAGGAGTTCCGGCAAACGCTG TTGAAAGAAAGAGCAGAGAAGCTTGAGAATTGGaagatgaaggaaaaacagAAAGAAGAGATGAAAAAAGATGAGAAAGAACTGCTGCGACGTAAGAGTTCCATGTGGATCGATGAACAAGaactggaaaagaagattttaGAAGCCATCGTCGATACCACACCACTTTGA
- the LOC126593817 gene encoding U4/U6 small nuclear ribonucleoprotein PRP4-like protein, producing MEEENPLSTLPEPSVAAVPIAPVRAPPLRPPPPINGEARTSTSDSDDSDSEEPPRATGVSGGEYEISEESRVVRERQEKAMQELLMKRRASALAVPTNDMAVRARLRRLGEPITLFGEREMERRDRLRMIMARLDSQGELEKLLKVHEEEEAAASAAAVEDGDDQIIQYPFYTEGSKALLNARIDIAKYSIRSAALRLERARRKKDDPDEDMDAELDLVLEQAKSLELDCSEIGDDRPLSGCSFSHDGQLLATCAISGVAKLWSMPEAKKVTTLKGHTERLTDIQFSPVHNLLATASADRTARLWNTEGTQLLTFKGHLDRLARIAFHPSGKYLGTTSFDQTWRLWDVETGEELLLQEGHSRSVYGIDFHPDGSLVASSGLDALTRVWDLRTGRSILALEGHVKKVLALSFSANGYYLATGGEDNTCRIWDLRKKKSIYTIPAHSNLISQVKFEPQEGYFLVTASYDLTAKIWSARDFKPVKTLSGHEAKVTSLDISGDGQQIATVSHDRTIKLWSSRTNKKDQAMDVDYSTNEKDQAMDAD from the exons ATGGAGGAGGAGAATCCTCTATCAACTTTACCGGAGCCATCTGTTGCAGCAGTCCCAATTGCTCCAGTCCGCGCTCCTCCCCTCAGACCGCCGCCGCCAATAAATGGGGAAGCCAGGACGAGCACAAGTGACTCCGATGATTCCGACTCGGAGGAGCCTCCACGAGCTACCGGCGTTTCGGGTGGGGAGTACGAGATATCGGAAGAGAGCAGAGTGGTGAGAGAGCGGCAGGAGAAAGCAATGCAGGAACTGCTGATGAAGCGCCGTGCTTCTGCTCTTGCTGTTCCCACCAACGACATGGCCGTGAGGGCTCGTCTTCGGCGGCTCGGCGAACCCATTACTCTctttggggagagagagatggaaagGCGAGACAGGTTGAGGATGATCATGGCGAGGCTGGATTCGCAAGGGGAGTTGGAGAAGTTGTTGAAAGTtcatgaggaggaggaggctgcAGCTTCTGCTGCTGCAGTGGAGGATGGTGATGATCAAATTATTCAGTACCCTTTTTACACTGAAGGGTCCAAAGCTTTGTTGAATGCTAGGATTGACATTGCCAAGTACTCCATTAGGAGTGCGGCCTTGCGGCTCGAACGGGCTCGAAGAAAGAAGGACGACCCAGATGAGGATATGGATGCAGAGTTGGACTTGGTTTTGGAGCAGGCAAAAAGTTTGGAACTTGATTGCAGTGAGATTGGGGATGATAGGCCACTTTCGGGCTGTTCTTTCTCACATGATGGGCAACTGCTTGCCACTTG TGCTATAAGTGGAGTGGCCAAGTTGTGGAGCATGCCTGAAGCAAAGAAGGTTACCACTTTAAAGGGACACACAGAGCGACTGACTGATATTCAGTTTTCTCCTGTGCATAACCTCTTGGCAACTGCCTCTGCTGACCGGACTGCAAGGTTGTGGAACACAGAAGGAACTCAGCTGTTGACATTTAAGGGCCATTTGGACCGTCTGGCACGAATTGCCTTCCATCCATCAGGTAAGTACTTGGGTACAACTAGCTTTGACCAGACTTGGAGGTTATGGGATGTAGAAACTGGTGAAGAGTTGCTTCTACAAGAAGGTCACAGTAGGAGTGTCTATGGGATAGACTTCCATCCTGATGGATCATTGGTGGCATCCTCTGGACTGGATGCACTTACTCGTGTTTGGGACCTCCGTACTGGTAGAAGTATTCTTGCCTTGGAAGGCCATGTCAAGAAA GTTCTTGCACTCAGTTTCTCAGCAAATGGCTATTATTTAGCCACTGGGGGTGAAGACAACACTTGCAGAATATGGgatttaagaaaaaagaaatccaTATACACCATTCCAGCACATTCCAATCTCATATCACAGGTCAAATTTGAGCCACAAGAGGGATATTTCCTTGTAACTGCTTCATATGATTTGACAGCAAAG ATATGGTCAGCCCGAGATTTTAAGCCTGTCAAGACGCTTTCTGGACATGAAGCAAAAGTTACATCTTTGGATATTTCTGGAG ATGGGCAACAGATTGCTACTGTATCACATGACCGAACCATCAAACTGTGGTCCAGCCGTACCAACAAGAAGGATCAAGCAATGGATGTGGATTACAGTACCAATGAGAAGGATCAGGCAATGGATGCGGATTAG